In Acidobacteriota bacterium, the genomic window CACAGGATCTCGGGGTGGAGCGACTCCAACACGTCTCCGTCTTCCAGAACGGGCACGGCGCCCTGGCGGATGAGGTCGTTGCTCCCCAGGCACTTGGAATCGGTGATATTGCCGGGCACCGCCCACACCTCGCGGTCCTGCTCCAGCGCCATGCGGGCGGTGATGAGGGAACCGGAGCGGCGGTCGGCCTGAGTGATGAGGACGCCCAGCGAAAGTCCGCTGATGATGCGGTTGCGGACGGGGAAGTTGGAGGGAGCGGGATGGGTGCCGCAAGGATACTCGGAGAGCAGGCAGCCGTGTCGGGCGATTTGCTCTTGAAGGGCGCGGTTTTCGCGAGGATAAGCGATGTCCAGCCCGTTTCCCAGCACGGCGATGGTGCGGCCCTCTGCCTGCAGGCAGCCCTGGTGGGCGCGGGCATCCACTCCCCGCGCCAGTCCGCTGACGATGGCCAGTCCGCTGCGCGCCAGCTCGCGGGCCATCCAGGTCGTGATCTGCAAGCCGTAAACCGAGGCCGAACGCGAGCCCACGATGGCCACAGCCGGATCGCCCAGGCACTTCACGTCGCCCTTGACGTAGAGCAGCAGGGGCGAGTCGTGGGTCTGGCGCAGCCGCGGCGGATAGTCGTCGTCATCGCGGCAGAGCAGCCGGATACCCAGCCGCCGGCAACGCGCCAGCATTTCCTCGGCCCTGGCCTGGGGGCATCCGCTGGCGATGTAGGCCCTGATTTCCGCGCTGAGTCCAAACTCCCGCAACTGACGCCGCTTCATGCGCAAAACGCGCCCCGGATCGGGCACCTGGCGCAGCATTCTGCCCAGCCGCCGTCGGCCCAGTCCGGGAACCAGCGTCAGCGCCAGCAGGTTGAAGGCTTGATCTTGCATCGCATTACCTATAACGTTGCTGGCGGCGCAATCTGCGAGATTTCCGGGGACTTTTTGTTGATGACTCTGCGCTTATCGCTGATCGATTTTCTCAACGCCATCCCGCTTCAGTGGGGATTCACCCAAGGCTCAGCCCGCGGGCGCTTCCGCCTGCTTTCAGACGTGCCTTCCCAGTGCGCCCGCCACTTGCGGGAAGGGGAAGCCGACGTAGGCCTGATTCCCGTCATCGAATACCAGCGCATTCCCGGCCTCACCGTCCTGCCGGGCATTTCCATCGCCTCCAAACGCGAGGTCAAGAGCGTCATCTTCGTCAGCAGCAAGCCCATGAACGAGGTGGGACGTATCGCCGTCGACACCTCATCGCGCACTTCGGTAGCGCTGCTGCGGGTGCTGCTCAACGAGTTCTACGGGAATCCACAGGCTGAATTCGTCCCCCGCAAGCCCGACCCCGAAGGCATGCTGCAGGAATTCGACGCGGCTTTGATCATCGGCAATCCGGCCCTGCGGGTCGATACCCGGCATCGTTTGGTCTACGACTTGGCCAACGAGTGGTTTCGCCACACCGGTCTGCCTTTTGTCTTCGCTTTCTGGGCCGTGCGCCGCGATGCCGCCTTGGGCGAGCAGGCCCGCTGCTTCTACGAGTCGCGCCGGCAAGGATTGCAGGAACTGCCGGAGATTTCCCGACTCTATGCCCGCAAGCTCGGCCTGAATCCTCAAGAGGTATTCCACTACTTGAGCTGCAACCTCGACTACTCGCTGGACGAAGACAATCTGAAGGGGCTTGAGACTTACTACGAGCTGGCCGCCAAGTGGAAGCTGATCGAACGACCCCGCCCCCTGCGCATGACCGCCATCCCTCAAGGCATAGAAACGGCGCCTCCGCGCGCCCTGGCGGACGAAGAACGATGAGCGTTGCCAGCGGACTGGAAGTGTTCCTGCGCCGCCCGCCGGCCTCAATGCGCGGGCAGAGAGTGGGATTGATCTGCAATCCAGCCAGCGTCGACCGCCAACTGCGCCATGCCGCCGACCTCCTTTGGGAATCGCCCCAGATCCGTCTCAGCGCTCTTTTCGGCCCTCAACACGGCGCCCGCGGCGAAACTCAGGACAACATGATCGAATGGGAGTCCTACCGGGACCCCGAGACCTCCCTGCCCGTATTCAGCCTTTACGGAGAGACCCGCAAGCCAACTCCGGAAATGCTCGATCAGGTGGACGCACTGATTTTCGACGTGCAGGACGTAGGCGCCCGCTACTACACCTTCATCTACACCATGGCGCTGGCCATGCAGGCTTGCGCCGAAAACGGCAAGCGCTTCGTCGTCCTCGACCGTCCCAACCCCGTGGGCGGACAGGCGGTGGAGGGGAACCTGGTACGACCGGAGTGCCGCAGTTTCGTGGGGCTTTATTCGCTGCCCGCCCGCCACGGAATGACGGTGGGCGAACTGGCGCGGCTTTTCAACCGCGAATACGCCTTGGGATGCCGGCTGGAGGTCGTCGAGATGGAGGGCTACCAGCGCTCCATGAGCTGGGGGCAAACCGGCTTGCCCTGGGTGATGCCTTCCCCCAACATGCCCACTCCCGACACGGCCTGGGTCTATCCCGGACTTTGCCTGCTTGAAGGCAGCAACGTCTCGGAGGGCCGGGGCACCACCCGTCCCTTCGAAATCAGCGGCGCCCCCTGGGTCAATCCCAAGCAACTGGCGAGCCGTCTGCAGGGCTTCGAGTTGCCGGGAGCGGCGCTGCGTCCTCTCTGGTTCATACCGACTTTTCACAAGTGGGCCGGAAAGATGGTGGGCGGCGTGCAGATTCACGTGCAGGACTGGCGAGCCTTTCGGCCCTTTCGCACCGGGCTGGCCCTGCTGCGCGCCTACCGCGAACTGGCGCCGGACGAGTTCGCCTGGAAGGAGCCGCCCTACGAGTACGAGTACGAGAAGCTGCCCATCGACATCCTGCTGGGCGATGCCGACTTGCGCCGCATGATCGAACAAGGCCGTCCGCTGGAAGAGATGGAGGCCTCCTTCGCCCAACCGCTGGAGCAGTTCAAGCGCATCCGCCACAAGTACCTCCTCTATCCCGACCAGCCCTCGCCAGGGGAAAGCCGGTGAGCACAATCGAAGGCATGGTGTTGGCTGCGGGATACGGACGCAGGCTGTTTCCTCTGACGGCTCTACGTGCCAAACCGTCTATTCCCTTCCTCAACCGCCCCCTCCTGCGCTACTCGCTGGACTTGCTGGAACAGAGCGGCATTTCGCTGATTCACGTCAACCTGCACCACCTGCCTGAGAGCGTGCGCGAAGCGGTGCGGACCAGCCGCATGGCCATCCGCTACTGGCCCGAGCAAGAAATCCTGGGCACGGCCGGCGGCATTGCCAACGCAGTCAAGCACAGTCAAGCCGATACCCTGGTGGTCAGCAACGGCAAGATCTACTTCGAACTCGACTTGACTCAGGCGCTGGACAGCCACTTCCGGCGTCGGGCCTGGGTCACCTTGGTGGTCGTTCCCTTCAGAGAGGGAGGGTACAATCCCGTCTACCTGGACGAGGAGGGCCGGGTGACAGGCTTCGGTCGTCCCGCTCCGGACAAGGGGAAGCAGCATCCGTACGTCTTCAGCGGCGTTCAGATTCTGGATCGCAAGTACGTCGAGAACATCCCCGAGGGGTTCTCGGACACGGTCAAGGACATACTGCCTGGCCTCATCGAGAGCGGACGCCCCATCTACGGGCACGTAAGCCGGGATTACTGGTGCGAGTGCAGCCTGCCGCAGCGCTACCTGCGCCGCTCCCTGGAGGTGTTGGGCCGCCGCGGGCTGGACACCCTGGGGCCGATGGGAGAGGCGGCTCGAGCTCGAGCCGTGGTGGCGGCCTCCGATGCCCGCATCGGTTCCGGCTGCCTGCTTCAGGAATGCATCCTCTGGTCCGATGTGCAGGTGGGACGCGGCTGCAACCTGGAGCGCGTGGTGGCGGCTTGCGGAGTCCGCTTGGCGGCGGGCAGCCGCTTGAGCGACGTCATCGTGACGCCTCGGCTGGAGGAACTGCCGCCCGGCCGTCGACCGCTCCAGGAAGTAGACGGAAACATGATATGGCCCTTGGAAACATGAAACCGCGATCCGATTCTGACTTCCCGCCCATTCAGCAGCGGCTGATGGCCTTCGTACGCGACCGCTTCGGATCGCGCGGCGACCAATACTCGATCAGCAAGCTGGTGGGAGACGCTTCCTCCCGCCAGTACTACCGCCTGGTGCGGGAAAACGGCGAGAGCTTCATCCTGGCCGCCTACCCCGAACCCTTCAACGCGCGGGAATTCCCCTATAAGCAGGTCTATGATCTGCTCACCGAGATCGGCCTTCCGGTTCCCCGCATGCTGGCGCTGGACGGCGAGCATGGCATCGTCTTGCAGCAAGACCTGGGCGACGAAACCCTGAAAAAGCGCCTCGTCAAGGCCTCGCCTCAAGAGCGCCAGGCCTATTTCCGTCGCGCCATCGATCATATGGTCACACTTCAGGAGGAAGGCACGCGGGCATTGCGCCCCCACTGGACCGCCTATCACCTGGCCTTTGACGAGGAGAAACTGCGCTGGGAGCTGCGTTTCTTCAAGCGCTACTACGTGGACCACTACCGCAAGCTCTCGCTGACCCAAGGCGTAGCCCTGGAAGAGGAATTCGACGATCTGGCCCAGGAGCTCTCCCGCCGGCCCCTGCGCCTTTGCCACCGCGACTATCACGTCCGCAACCTCATGCTGCATGAAGACCGGCTCTTCCTCATCGATTTTCAGGACGCACGTCGCGGGCCGTTGACCTACGACCTGGTCTCATTGCTGAAGGACTCCATCGATCTCCCCCAGACGGAACTCTCCAGTCTGGTCTCCTATTACCGCAGCCGCTCGCCCCAACCGGTTCCAGAGGAAGACTTCCTGCGCGAGTTCGAGCTGATGTCGGTTCAGCGCCTGCTCAAGGCGCTGGGGACCTACGCCTACCAGATCGTCGTGCGGGAAAACTTCATCTACGAACAATACGTCCGCGGCAGCCTGCAACGGGCCCTGCGCTCGGTCCAGGCGCTGGACTCCTTTCCGCGCATCCGCGATCTGCTGAGAAGCGAGTTGGACTGAAGCCCCTGGCAGGGTCCCGATGTTCGGTTCAAGGTGCTGGTCGTGATACCATCTTGCACTCGAAAGCAGGAGCCGACACCTATGGAAACCCGTATCCTCGATGGAAAAGAAATCGGCCGCCGCATCCGCGAAGAAGTGGGCCGGGAAATCGAAGAAAAGAAGCTCTCACCCGGTCTGACAGTGGTCCTTGTGGGTGACGATCCGGCTTCCAAGGTCTACGTCAAAAGCAAGACCAAGGCCTGCCAGGAACTGGGCATCCGCGGAGAGCGCGTGCTCCTTGATGAATCCATCAGCACGGCCCAACTGCTGCAGGTCATCAACCGGCTCAACCTGGACGATCAAGTCGACGGGATTCTGGTACAACTCCCGCTGCCCAGGCACATCGACAAGAAGCTGGTGCTGGAGGCGGTTGATCCCTCCAAAGACGTCGACGGGTTTCACCCCGTCAACGTGGGGCGCCTGTGCACCGGCGATTTCACCCTGGCTCCCTGCACGCCCATGGGCATCATGGAGATGCTTCGCATGGAGAAGATCGCCGTCAAAGGCGCCCACGCCGTCATCGTGGGACGCAGCGATATCGTGGGCAAACCCATGGCCATGTTGTTGCTCCACAGCCATGCCACCATCACCATCTGCCATTCGCGGACCCGCGATTTGGCCCAGGTTTGCCGCCGAGCCGATATCCTGGTGGCGGCGGTGGGACGCACCGCGCTGGTGGGGCGCGACTTCATCAAAGAGGGAGCCACCGTGATCGATGTCGGAATGAACCGCATCGAAGACCGGGAAGAAGCCATGCAACTGTTCGGAGAGGACTCCGAGCGCTTCAAGCGCTTCCAGGACAAGGGCTATGCCCTGGTGGGGGACGTCCACCCGCGGGAGCCGTTGGGGCGGGCCGGAGCCTTGACTCCCGTACCCGGCGGAGTGGGGCCTCTGACCATCGCCCACCTGGTCAAGAATACCTTGCTGGCTCATGAGGCCCGCCATTGTTAGGCCGGAGCACCCATTTAGGGAGAGGACTTATGCGCAGAACATTGATCGCTCTCATCGCCCTCTTCTCGATGACCTGCCTGATGCAGGCTATCAACCTGAGGCAGGTCGATGAGGTGAAGGTCCGCAAAGCACCGCTTTACGCGGCCCTGCACACGGCTTCGGGAATCATCTACGTGGTTTGCTTCGCCAGCGACGAAGTGGTGGTTATCGATGAATCAAGCCGACAAATTCGGGCTGACTTCTACGGCGGATACGAACCCATCGGCGTAGCCGTCACCCCCTCGGGGGACAAGCTCTTCGTGACCAACCGCAGAGGACTGGTCAAAGTCATCGACGCCGAGACCCGACAGATCATCGACGACATCAAGGTGGGCGGACGGCCCAGCAACATCACCATCTCTCCCGGCGGACTGGAAGCCTTCGTCACCAACTACGGACGCGGGAAAATCGGGCGCATCGATTTCATCGACACCGCCACCCACCGCATCGTGGCCAGCAAGGACATCGGGGTTACGCCCATGGCCTCCGCCGTCTCTCCCCTGGGCGACCGCCTTTTCGTAGTTTGCGCCGGATCGAACGATGTCTGGGTGCTGGGCACCAATACCCGCGAAGTCATCAAGCAGATCCCCGTCGGACTCAAGCCCAACGGCTTGGCCTTCTCTAAAGATGGGACCACCCTCTACGTCTCCAACGCCGACACCAACGACCTTTCCGTGATCGACGTCCTCGACCTCAAAGAGACCCGGCGCGTCCCGGTGGGCGAGAAACCCTTCTCCATGACGGTCGATTCCAAGGGACGCCTCTTCGTGGTGGAGACGGGCCAGCGAATGCTCAGCGTCTACTCGCCCCAACTGCAGAAACTGGCTTCGGTCAAAGCCGGCAAAAAGCCCATCGACGTGCAGCTTTCCAGCGACGAGCAGTTCGCTTACGTCACCGACGAGCGCGACAACAAGCTGCGCGTCTTCAAGATCGACTGAGATGACATGATCCGGGAGTTTCTAGGCGTCAGCCCCCGCTTTGACGAGAGCAACTTCATCGCCCCCTCGGCCGAAGTCATCGGTGACGTGGCACTGGGACGCGGCGCCAGCGTCTGGTTCAACGCAACCCTGCGCGGCGACGTCAACTGGATCCGAATCGGAGAAGCCAGCAACGTACAGGACAACGCCGTGGTTCACGTCACCAACGGCCGCGCCCCGACTCTCATCGGCAAGGGCGTCACCATCGGACACAGCGCCGTGATTCACGGCTGCACCATCGAAGACAATGTACTGGTGGGCATCGGCTCGGTCGTCCTCGATCACGCCGTCATCGGACGCGACAGCATCGTGGGAGCGCGGGCCTTGCTCACCTCGCGCGTCGAGATCCCTCCCCGCTCACTGGTGCTGGGAGCCCCGGCCCGCGTGGCCCGGCAGTTGAGCGATGATGAAGTCGAGGACATCCGCCGACACGCCCGCAACTACCAGCACTACAGCGCCATCTACCTGGGCCGCCAAAAGCCGGACGGCAATCCCTTCTACAAGCCCAGGGGTGATTAGCAACCAAGGAGGGCCCTAAATCTTTTCCTCGGCGAGGCCGATGCGTCCAAGTAGCAAGTCATGTGCGAAGAAGGGTTAAGGAAGGTTGTTTCGGGAGGCCAAAGCGGCGTCGACAGGGCCGCCTTGGACTGGGCGTCAGAGGCCGGATTGGAGTCGGGAGGGTGGTGTCCCCGGCGCCGTCAAGCCGAAGACGGAACCATCAGCCCCCGCTACCCGCTGCGGGAAACCCCCTCGCCCGACCCGGCCCAGCGCACCGAGTGGAACGTGCGGGACTCCGACGCCACCCTCCTCCTCACCTTGGGAGCGGCTCGTTCCAAGGGCACCGACTTGACCCTGGAAATGGCGCTCCTCTACGGCCGTCCCCACCTTTGCCAGGACTTGGACGACCACGCTGCCGCTGAAACGATCAGGGACTGGCTCAAGAGCAACCCAGTCCAGACGCTCAACGTGGCGGGACCACGTGAAAGCGAGGCCCCCGGCATCTATGTTCGGACCAGGGATCTCCTAAAAAGGCTGCGGAAAGGAGGGCAAGTATGATTTTATCTAGAACTTTTTCCTTTGCGAGGCGTCGTTTAGGATAGAACAGAGGCTCGATGAACAGGTCCTCGTCAGAGGCCGATGATTCAATGACCCTCGAGAGCGAGTGAGATCATGGCCAAGGATGAAAGAGACAAAGCCCAGACTCAACTGGTTCCTGCTCGCAGGCGGAAGGCCCCGCCTCGCAAGTGGAATTTGACCGAACAGGACAAGAAGTTCTTGCGCAAGTGCAACGTTCGCCCTGAGTAGGGCATCCCTCTGGGCTGTCAAGGTTGGAGGCTGCAAGAACAGCCTTGGAGAGCCGAATCGAAGTGCACAAAACCGTCGGCATCCTGGGGGGCATGGGCCCCGAAGCGGGATGTTCCTTCTACCAAAGGTTGATCGAGCTCACTCCCGCCAGCATCGACCAAGATCATCTCAAGGTCATTCTCTACAGTCCCTGCCAAATCCCTGACCGCAGCAACTACCTGGCCGGAACCGGTCCTTCGCCCATTCCGGATCTGGTTAAGGCGGTGAGCGATCTCAGCCGCTGGGGCGCCCAAGTCATCGCCATTCCCTGCAACACCGCCCATTATTTCTTTGACGACATGCAGCGGGCCCTGCCGCCTGGGGTGCAACTGCTGCATATCGTAGAGGAGACGGCGCAAGGGATCCTGCAGGAGATGGGAAAGGGTGTACGGGTGGGACTGCTGGGGACCCGCTCCACCATCCGCCATGGACTCTACCAGGAACCGCTCAAACGTCGCGGGCTGGAGTTGATCTTGCCCGACGCCCACATGCAGGAAGACGTGCAAAAGAGCATCGATCTGCTCAAGGCCGGCCACGCCCATTTCGCAAAGGCGACCCGGCTCTTGCAGGAGGCCTTGGCCAACCTCGCCTCCCACGGTGCCCAGGCGGCCGTCTTCGGCTGCACCGAATTGGGGCTGGTGGAAGAGGACCTCAGCACCCGCTTGAAGCTGTTCGATTCCGTCGACCTGCTGGCTCGGGCCACCTTGCGCGCCGCCCGCCAGTCCTCGTCGCGCCGCCCCGCCCCAGCCGAGGCCTCCGCCTCTCATTCATGACGCCGGGTTTTCCATCTCGACAATGCGCAGCAGAATGAGGCTGATATTGTCGCGTCCGCCGGTGGCCTTGGCCTGAGCCAGCAGCCGCTCGGCGCACTCTTGCAGGTCGTCGCCCTCAAGTATCTCGGCGATTTCACGGTCTGACAATTCGTCGGTAAGCCCGTCGCTGCAGAGCAGAAACACGTCACCGGACTGCAACTCGATGGGAAAGACGTCGGGTTCGACCGTGGGCATCACCCCCAAGGAACGGTCCAGCAGGTTCTTGTGAGGATGGCGGCGCAGTTGATCCTTATCCAGCATGCCCTGTTGATAGAGGCGGTAGACGGGAGAATGGTCGACGCTGAGCTGTTGCAGGCCTTCGGAGGAGGACCAGCGGTAGATGCGGCTGTCGCCTACGTGAACGATCCAGCTTTGGGGAGTGTCCAGCAGCAGGGCGGTTATGGTGGTTCCCATGCCGCGGTACTGGGGGTTGCGGGCCTGTGTCTCGAAAATGCTGCGGTTGGCCCGCTCTACGGCTTGGCGAAGCAGGTCCAGCGGCTTTTTGGAATGATTGCTGGCGGCCTCGTTCAAGGCTTCCGAGGCCAACGAACTGGCCACTTCGCCGGCCGCATGCCCGCCCATGCCGTCGCATACCCCGAAGAGACCGTGTTGGGGTGAAATGACCAAACTGTCTTCGTTGTTTTTTCGCACCAACCCGGTGTCGCTGCGTTCAGCCGACTCGAACGCGATGCCGCCGTGATGGAGCACCTCCCTGGCCATCTTCCTTATCGCATCTCCTTCAGGGCAACGGCGCGGACTGGGATTCTACCTGGCCGTCGCCCATATGGTCGAGCCGCTGGAACATCTCCAAGTTGCAGCGGGCCAATCCCCACAGGAAGAGGATTAAGACCAACCAAGCCGCGGCCTTTTGCCAGCCGGTGTATGACAATCGCTCTCCGCAGTGAGGGCAGTAGGCCCGCTTCTCCAAAAGCGCATAGCGGCAATTGGGACAGCTTTCCAGCTCCACGGCCATGGTCTTCGAGTATCTCAGAAAACCTCTTTAGTGGCGAGTCTTGCGGGCGGCGGAATCGGGGCAGGCTCAAGACTCTTCCTCCCAAACTTTGACTCCGGAGCGGTCGATCTGAAAATCCATGAGACGCCCGCCGGCCTCCTCCAACGCAGCGGCCACCTGATCACGGCGGTCAGGCGGCGCTAAGACGATGAAGCATCCGCCTCCCCCGGCTCCGCAGATCTTGCCGGCCCAGGCTCCCGCTTCTTTGGCCCGCTCGAAAATCATCTCGACCCGGGGGGTGGAGACGCCCTGGGCCAGTTGCCGCCGGTGGTCCCACTCCTGTCGCAGACAGCGGCCCATCCGCGGCAAGTCTTCATCGACAAGCGCCTGTCGCAGCTCATGAGCCGTTTCCGCGATGCGCTTGAGCAGGGGCCGCATCTGTTGGCGCCGACCGATGCTGCGCTTGACAACGTCCCAATTGTTGGCGCCGGAGAACCGCGAGGCGCCGGAGTATCCCAGCAGCAGGCTCTGCGCCAGCCGGCGGCGAAAGGCCGCCGATAGTGTCAAGGCCTCGCGCCGCTCCTGCCCGATACTGAAGTGAAGAGCCGAGATATC contains:
- the dprA gene encoding DNA-processing protein DprA; this translates as MQDQAFNLLALTLVPGLGRRRLGRMLRQVPDPGRVLRMKRRQLREFGLSAEIRAYIASGCPQARAEEMLARCRRLGIRLLCRDDDDYPPRLRQTHDSPLLLYVKGDVKCLGDPAVAIVGSRSASVYGLQITTWMARELARSGLAIVSGLARGVDARAHQGCLQAEGRTIAVLGNGLDIAYPRENRALQEQIARHGCLLSEYPCGTHPAPSNFPVRNRIISGLSLGVLITQADRRSGSLITARMALEQDREVWAVPGNITDSKCLGSNDLIRQGAVPVLEDGDVLESLHPEILCGLREGLQAPQSEGDARARSSPSPLPPPPPDSSAGRLLEELSLDKASHFDKLQQSTGFSPSRLNELLLSLEMDGHIESYPGRRYSRRM
- a CDS encoding menaquinone biosynthesis protein, which gives rise to MTLRLSLIDFLNAIPLQWGFTQGSARGRFRLLSDVPSQCARHLREGEADVGLIPVIEYQRIPGLTVLPGISIASKREVKSVIFVSSKPMNEVGRIAVDTSSRTSVALLRVLLNEFYGNPQAEFVPRKPDPEGMLQEFDAALIIGNPALRVDTRHRLVYDLANEWFRHTGLPFVFAFWAVRRDAALGEQARCFYESRRQGLQELPEISRLYARKLGLNPQEVFHYLSCNLDYSLDEDNLKGLETYYELAAKWKLIERPRPLRMTAIPQGIETAPPRALADEER
- a CDS encoding DUF1343 domain-containing protein, translated to MSVASGLEVFLRRPPASMRGQRVGLICNPASVDRQLRHAADLLWESPQIRLSALFGPQHGARGETQDNMIEWESYRDPETSLPVFSLYGETRKPTPEMLDQVDALIFDVQDVGARYYTFIYTMALAMQACAENGKRFVVLDRPNPVGGQAVEGNLVRPECRSFVGLYSLPARHGMTVGELARLFNREYALGCRLEVVEMEGYQRSMSWGQTGLPWVMPSPNMPTPDTAWVYPGLCLLEGSNVSEGRGTTRPFEISGAPWVNPKQLASRLQGFELPGAALRPLWFIPTFHKWAGKMVGGVQIHVQDWRAFRPFRTGLALLRAYRELAPDEFAWKEPPYEYEYEKLPIDILLGDADLRRMIEQGRPLEEMEASFAQPLEQFKRIRHKYLLYPDQPSPGESR
- a CDS encoding NDP-sugar synthase; this encodes MSTIEGMVLAAGYGRRLFPLTALRAKPSIPFLNRPLLRYSLDLLEQSGISLIHVNLHHLPESVREAVRTSRMAIRYWPEQEILGTAGGIANAVKHSQADTLVVSNGKIYFELDLTQALDSHFRRRAWVTLVVVPFREGGYNPVYLDEEGRVTGFGRPAPDKGKQHPYVFSGVQILDRKYVENIPEGFSDTVKDILPGLIESGRPIYGHVSRDYWCECSLPQRYLRRSLEVLGRRGLDTLGPMGEAARARAVVAASDARIGSGCLLQECILWSDVQVGRGCNLERVVAACGVRLAAGSRLSDVIVTPRLEELPPGRRPLQEVDGNMIWPLET
- a CDS encoding phosphotransferase; protein product: MKPRSDSDFPPIQQRLMAFVRDRFGSRGDQYSISKLVGDASSRQYYRLVRENGESFILAAYPEPFNAREFPYKQVYDLLTEIGLPVPRMLALDGEHGIVLQQDLGDETLKKRLVKASPQERQAYFRRAIDHMVTLQEEGTRALRPHWTAYHLAFDEEKLRWELRFFKRYYVDHYRKLSLTQGVALEEEFDDLAQELSRRPLRLCHRDYHVRNLMLHEDRLFLIDFQDARRGPLTYDLVSLLKDSIDLPQTELSSLVSYYRSRSPQPVPEEDFLREFELMSVQRLLKALGTYAYQIVVRENFIYEQYVRGSLQRALRSVQALDSFPRIRDLLRSELD
- a CDS encoding bifunctional 5,10-methylenetetrahydrofolate dehydrogenase/5,10-methenyltetrahydrofolate cyclohydrolase, with protein sequence METRILDGKEIGRRIREEVGREIEEKKLSPGLTVVLVGDDPASKVYVKSKTKACQELGIRGERVLLDESISTAQLLQVINRLNLDDQVDGILVQLPLPRHIDKKLVLEAVDPSKDVDGFHPVNVGRLCTGDFTLAPCTPMGIMEMLRMEKIAVKGAHAVIVGRSDIVGKPMAMLLLHSHATITICHSRTRDLAQVCRRADILVAAVGRTALVGRDFIKEGATVIDVGMNRIEDREEAMQLFGEDSERFKRFQDKGYALVGDVHPREPLGRAGALTPVPGGVGPLTIAHLVKNTLLAHEARHC
- a CDS encoding YncE family protein — encoded protein: MRRTLIALIALFSMTCLMQAINLRQVDEVKVRKAPLYAALHTASGIIYVVCFASDEVVVIDESSRQIRADFYGGYEPIGVAVTPSGDKLFVTNRRGLVKVIDAETRQIIDDIKVGGRPSNITISPGGLEAFVTNYGRGKIGRIDFIDTATHRIVASKDIGVTPMASAVSPLGDRLFVVCAGSNDVWVLGTNTREVIKQIPVGLKPNGLAFSKDGTTLYVSNADTNDLSVIDVLDLKETRRVPVGEKPFSMTVDSKGRLFVVETGQRMLSVYSPQLQKLASVKAGKKPIDVQLSSDEQFAYVTDERDNKLRVFKID
- a CDS encoding gamma carbonic anhydrase family protein, coding for MIREFLGVSPRFDESNFIAPSAEVIGDVALGRGASVWFNATLRGDVNWIRIGEASNVQDNAVVHVTNGRAPTLIGKGVTIGHSAVIHGCTIEDNVLVGIGSVVLDHAVIGRDSIVGARALLTSRVEIPPRSLVLGAPARVARQLSDDEVEDIRRHARNYQHYSAIYLGRQKPDGNPFYKPRGD
- a CDS encoding putative molybdenum carrier protein, coding for MCEEGLRKVVSGGQSGVDRAALDWASEAGLESGGWCPRRRQAEDGTISPRYPLRETPSPDPAQRTEWNVRDSDATLLLTLGAARSKGTDLTLEMALLYGRPHLCQDLDDHAAAETIRDWLKSNPVQTLNVAGPRESEAPGIYVRTRDLLKRLRKGGQV
- a CDS encoding amino acid racemase; the encoded protein is MESRIEVHKTVGILGGMGPEAGCSFYQRLIELTPASIDQDHLKVILYSPCQIPDRSNYLAGTGPSPIPDLVKAVSDLSRWGAQVIAIPCNTAHYFFDDMQRALPPGVQLLHIVEETAQGILQEMGKGVRVGLLGTRSTIRHGLYQEPLKRRGLELILPDAHMQEDVQKSIDLLKAGHAHFAKATRLLQEALANLASHGAQAAVFGCTELGLVEEDLSTRLKLFDSVDLLARATLRAARQSSSRRPAPAEASASHS
- a CDS encoding Stp1/IreP family PP2C-type Ser/Thr phosphatase, with product MAREVLHHGGIAFESAERSDTGLVRKNNEDSLVISPQHGLFGVCDGMGGHAAGEVASSLASEALNEAASNHSKKPLDLLRQAVERANRSIFETQARNPQYRGMGTTITALLLDTPQSWIVHVGDSRIYRWSSSEGLQQLSVDHSPVYRLYQQGMLDKDQLRRHPHKNLLDRSLGVMPTVEPDVFPIELQSGDVFLLCSDGLTDELSDREIAEILEGDDLQECAERLLAQAKATGGRDNISLILLRIVEMENPAS
- a CDS encoding galactokinase; this encodes MKLVAQAPTRIDLAGATLDIHPLYLFQGGGLTINAAIDLTTEAVLQERDDEAIVLHSLDLESTVEADSLQELERLASDNALPLLVNIVRFYRPKGGFSLTTRSNVPAGSGLGGSSSLLIAVSSLLVQRHNLPMSKRQIIDCGADIEAMTIGIPTGKQDYYPAAFGDISALHFSIGQERREALTLSAAFRRRLAQSLLLGYSGASRFSGANNWDVVKRSIGRRQQMRPLLKRIAETAHELRQALVDEDLPRMGRCLRQEWDHRRQLAQGVSTPRVEMIFERAKEAGAWAGKICGAGGGGCFIVLAPPDRRDQVAAALEEAGGRLMDFQIDRSGVKVWEEES